CTTCACCGGCATAAACCAGGTGAACGTGCGCCCGGAAGTGGGGTTGACCTTCGCCTCGGCGCTAAAGGCGTTCCTGCGGCAGGATCCGGACGTGATACTGGTGGGCGAAATCCGTGATATAGAGACGGCGGAGATAGCCATAAAGGCGGCCATGACGGGGCACATGGTGTTCTCCACTCTGCACACGAACGACTGTTCGTCCACCATAGGCCGTCTGCTGGACATAGGCATACCCGGCTACATGATTTCCTCGGCCCTCACCGTGGTGATAGCCCAGCGGCTTTTGCGGAAAATATGCGCCAACTGCAAGGAGGAGGTCAAGAACGTCAATCCCCAGGAGCTTCTGGAGGCTGGGGTGGAGAAGGAGCAGGTCGGCAGTTTCACGGTGTTCCGCGGGAAAGGATGCCCCACCTGCAACGGCACAGGGTACAAGGGGAGGCTTGGCGCATTTGAAATGCTGGAGGCGACAGGGGCCATAAAAGAGGCGATCACCGCCCAGGTGCAGGAGGCGGCGCTGCGCAAGATCGCCATAAAAGAGGGGATGATGACCCTGCGCATGGACGCCCTGGACAAGGTGAAGAAAGGGGCCACCACGCTGGAGGAGGCGCTGGGCAAGACGGTGCTGGTGAAGGAAGCTTTGCCGGCGTATCTGCTCAATCCGGACGAGCTTACGTTCGAGGACGGCGACCTTATCATAAAGGAAGGGAACACGGACAAGAACTTCTACCAGCTTCTGCAGGGCCACCTTGTGATAACAAAGAGCGGCAGGATCGTCGGCGAGATATCGCAGCCGGGGGAGTATTTCGGCGAGATGTCCGCATTGCTCGACCAGCCGCGCACAGCCACCATACGGTCCCACGGCAAGAGCGTCGTGAAAGTCTTCCCCGGCGACAAACTCAAGCAGACCATAGAGAACTATCCGGAGATCGCCCTGAAGGTGATCCGTTCGCTCATCAACCGCCTCAACGAAGCGGACAAAAGGCTCGCCCGGCTCGGCGAGCGCGCCCCCAAATGATTTTCCTCCCGCCACGGACGTCTTCGTTCTGTCCATTCCCGCCGGAGTTTTAGGATGGCGGGCGCCATTCTTATCGTGGACCTGGACCGGCATTCCGTGGAGACGCTTCGCTCCATGGTGGAGGAGGCCGGATGGGAGGCCCGCGCGGCCTACGAATGGCGCGAGATAGAGACCCAGGTGGCCGAAAGGCGATTTGACGCCGTGATGGCCGATCCAAAATTCCCCGTCCACGGCGAAGGCGGGATCATAGGATGGCTGCGGCGCAACGCTCCGCGCTCCACGATAGTTGCGCTGTCATTGCGGGCGGGCGACGGCCACGCCGGGGCGGACATGGCGCTATGCAAACCATACACCCCTAAAGCTGTGGCCGGAGCGCTGGAAGGGCTTGGGCGCGGGGCCGCCGCCGAATACGATTTTTGCGGGATGCTCGGCCGGTCGGAAAAAATGGCCAGGCTCTACTCCGCCGTAAAGGCCGTGGCCCAGACGGACTCCGCGGCGCTGATCCTCGGAGAGACGGGGACAGGCAAGGAGCTTGTCGCAGCCGCCATCCATTCGCTTGGCGCCCGCGCCTCGAAAAGGTTTGTGACGATAAACTGCGGCGCGCTGAGCGAATCGCTGCTCGAATCGGAGCTTTTCGGCCACGAAAAAGGGGCCTTCACCGGAGCATTCCGCCCGCGCCCCGGCAAATTTGAATACGCCAATGGAGGGACGGTGTTCCTCGACGAGATAGGGGACATAAGCCCCGCCACCCAGCTTAAGCTTTTAAAAGTGATCGAGACCGGCGAGGTGGAAAGGCTTGGCGGCAACCAGGTTATCAAGACCGACTCGCGGATGATCTTCGCCACAAACCGCGACCTGGCCGCAGAGGTGGAGGCGGGAAGGTTCCGGCGGGACCTTTTTTACAGGGTCAACACGTTCCCCATCCGCGTCCCCCCTTTGCGCGAGCGGGTGGAGGATATACCGGCGCTGGCGGGGCATTTCGCCTCGATGTTCGGCGCGCGGCATGGGGGTGCGGCTGTGTCCATCGGGCCGGAGGCGATGCGGTGGCTTATGGACCGCCGGTGGGACGGCAACGTGCGGGAGCTTGAGAACATCATCGAACGGGGGGTGATACTGTCCAAAGGGGGCGTTGTCTCCGAAGCGGACCTGCAGGGGACGGACGAACCAGCGGCGGCGCGGCCGGGATTGGCGCCGGAAGAGCTTTCGGAGCTCACATACCGCCAGATGGCCGAACGGGTGATGGACATGTATGAAAAACCATACTTTACGCGGATATTGTCGGCCTGCGGCGGCAACATGAGCCTGGCCGCCAAAAAGGCGGGGCTGGACAGGAAGACGCTGTACGCAAAACTTGCCGCGCTTGGGATAGACCCCGGAGATTTCCGGGGGGGCAAGAATGGCGCCTGATCCGGTCCTTCACCTTCCCAGCGTTTATTTCCCCGAAAGCTGGCGCGTGTGGCCCGGCGCGGCGAAGAATTACAGAAAATTCGTTTCATCGTTCAAACCGCTGGCGGCGCGCGCCCTGCTCATGTCCGGCGCGGACGATACTTTGATACTCCATAAACTCCCGGACGAACGCTATCTTGAAATTCTTCGCGCCTGCGGGGCGGGGGGCGCCACGCGGCTTGTCCCTTCGCACAGGTCCGGTTCATGCCTGGCCGAGGACATCATGCAAAGCCAGCGGATCATGGAATACATCCGCGCCTGGCGGGGCCATGTGGAGCCGTATATGGTGACGCGGATGGAGGAGCAACTGGCGCAGTCGGCGGGGCTGGCGCCATTTAGCGCGGCGCCCGGAGTGGTGGAACTGCTGAACGACAAGGTGTTTTTCCAGCGGCTGCTAGAGGACCTGGACCTGCCACGGGTGGAGACCGTCACCGGCAATTCCGACGCGGTGGCCGCAAGGCTGCGACGATGGGACAGGGGAGGGGCCATCGTCCGGGGAGCGAAAGGCGTGGGCGGATCGCGCACATACGTGGCGGACAGCCGGGAAAAACTCGGCGCGCTGGCGGACGCCATCGAACGCAAAGGGAAGGGGGGGCTTTATCTTCTGGCGCCTTTGCTGGACATCAAAGCTTCGCCCAACCTGCAATTCTACATAGACGATGCGGGGATAACGTTGTTCGGCGAAACGGTCCAGATAATGGACAAGGGATTCGGCCACACCGGAAACCTTTTCGACGCGGTGGACGAGGAGGATATACGGATGACGTTGCGCGGGCAAGGGACGGCCCTTGCCCGGGAGGCGGCGGGACTGGACTATCGTGGAGTGGTGGGGATTGATTTTATCGTCACCGCCGAAGGCCGCGTCCACGCCGTGGAGATGAACGCCCGGCACAACACGTCCACCCACGCCATATGGTTTTTAAACCGGCTTGTCACCGGCGACCCTATGTTGATGGCGGAATCGGGGCTTGGCGGATTCGTCCGGTTCAAATCGGCGAAGAGTTTGTCCGCGATGGAATGGATTGCGCTGTTGGGAGATGACGCATTCAATACTTCTAGCAAGGTTGGAGTATTGCCATACGACACCGGGACGGAAGAACTGTCCGCGCTGATTATGGGGAGGGACACGGAGGATAGGGAGCGGATGGTGAATAAAGCGCGGGAAGTGAGCGGAGATTGCTGAAGGGCATACGTATGATCGTTAAAACACGGCGTAGGGGCGAACCTGCGTGTTCGCCCTCATAAATTGGGGCAGACACACAGGTCTGCCCCTACAGTAAAACACCCGCTCGCCGCCCGGCCAAGGTTTCTTCGCATCGCCGCCATCCTGGCGGCAATTGCTGTTTCTTTTTCCCCTCCTTATATAAGGAGGGGTGGCGGCTTTTAGCCGGCGGGGTGGTAAACGATCCACGGTGACCTCGCATAACGATTACCCCTTCCCGCCTTCGGCGTACTCC
This genomic window from Nitrospinota bacterium contains:
- a CDS encoding sigma-54-dependent Fis family transcriptional regulator → MAGAILIVDLDRHSVETLRSMVEEAGWEARAAYEWREIETQVAERRFDAVMADPKFPVHGEGGIIGWLRRNAPRSTIVALSLRAGDGHAGADMALCKPYTPKAVAGALEGLGRGAAAEYDFCGMLGRSEKMARLYSAVKAVAQTDSAALILGETGTGKELVAAAIHSLGARASKRFVTINCGALSESLLESELFGHEKGAFTGAFRPRPGKFEYANGGTVFLDEIGDISPATQLKLLKVIETGEVERLGGNQVIKTDSRMIFATNRDLAAEVEAGRFRRDLFYRVNTFPIRVPPLRERVEDIPALAGHFASMFGARHGGAAVSIGPEAMRWLMDRRWDGNVRELENIIERGVILSKGGVVSEADLQGTDEPAAARPGLAPEELSELTYRQMAERVMDMYEKPYFTRILSACGGNMSLAAKKAGLDRKTLYAKLAALGIDPGDFRGGKNGA